A region of Pleionea litopenaei DNA encodes the following proteins:
- a CDS encoding response regulator has translation MNKWSIFTRTMVLGLGPAVFMFLALTGFFIHEKFDTLQSQLNRKGELLVQQLGPASEYAVFIKNPTLLEEIVTPILEESDVVFVEFYDKDNELLLSRKNLSLLDEQENLDISTFSSQIELQDVPLESSEFSLSLTNVEEQQKDKVIGRIHLGLTSKQLESDQLEAILGGVFLGLLSLAFATLLALFISRSILKPVKSLSETVKLFKSGILSARVTEYSGGELGVLESNINDMAKTLEQAKRRELEHAMALEQARTDAVEASKAKSQFLAQMSYEMREPMNAAMGSLQLLESGVKSTKHRRYVENSLVASTRLIELVDNILDYARLENDDLELAPHYFDPARMLHRCAAPFIALATEKNIDTHVHAQPIFNEVLLFADEYQFQKIITHLLTDSFKHTENGTVEVKMSGKRTESGDKIFLILEIIDSGSGYSAQQLGKLFHSFGVAHDINQPFKANAGLGLAIAKRLTDQMKGTIEVSSAPNQGTKFKLEFVFRIKNQESNAAVSEPITSSAPSISGRVLVIENNPIDQLVTKDMLNSIGATVDTAINGKVALEKIRQYEYQLIIADANINDMAILELIQRIRAFERAKNRHIPVLIFTADVQITHWHEFLKAGADDFIVKPIDMNTLWDKASKLINQSASSDKKSK, from the coding sequence ATGAATAAATGGTCGATTTTCACACGTACCATGGTGCTAGGTCTTGGTCCTGCTGTCTTTATGTTTTTGGCATTAACGGGCTTTTTTATACACGAGAAGTTCGACACTCTTCAGTCTCAGTTAAACCGAAAAGGTGAGTTGTTAGTTCAGCAATTAGGTCCGGCCAGTGAATATGCGGTATTCATAAAGAACCCTACCTTACTCGAAGAAATAGTTACGCCGATCTTAGAAGAGTCCGATGTGGTCTTTGTTGAGTTCTACGACAAAGATAATGAGCTATTATTGTCGCGCAAGAATTTGAGTTTACTCGACGAGCAAGAGAACTTAGACATTTCTACGTTCAGCTCACAAATAGAGCTTCAAGATGTCCCGTTGGAGTCATCAGAGTTCAGTTTGTCACTGACAAATGTTGAAGAGCAACAAAAAGACAAAGTGATAGGTAGAATTCATCTCGGCTTAACCAGTAAACAGCTTGAGAGTGACCAGTTAGAAGCCATTCTTGGAGGGGTTTTTCTAGGATTGCTCAGTCTTGCTTTTGCAACGTTACTCGCGCTTTTTATTTCTCGCTCGATACTCAAGCCAGTAAAGTCACTTTCAGAGACGGTAAAGCTATTCAAATCTGGCATTTTGTCAGCCCGTGTCACTGAATACTCGGGCGGAGAGCTCGGTGTGTTGGAGTCTAACATCAATGACATGGCTAAAACGCTAGAACAAGCCAAAAGAAGAGAACTAGAGCATGCAATGGCATTAGAACAAGCGCGAACTGACGCTGTCGAAGCAAGCAAAGCTAAAAGTCAATTTCTGGCGCAAATGAGCTATGAAATGCGCGAGCCTATGAATGCTGCAATGGGAAGTCTTCAATTGCTTGAGTCAGGCGTAAAATCAACCAAGCACCGTCGCTATGTTGAGAACAGTCTCGTTGCCTCGACGCGATTAATTGAATTGGTTGATAATATTCTCGACTACGCTCGTTTAGAAAATGACGATCTTGAGCTGGCCCCACACTATTTTGATCCCGCGAGAATGCTGCATCGTTGCGCAGCTCCCTTTATCGCACTGGCAACAGAAAAAAATATTGATACACATGTACACGCTCAGCCTATTTTCAATGAAGTACTCTTATTTGCCGATGAATATCAATTTCAAAAAATAATCACTCATCTGCTAACCGACTCTTTTAAACATACTGAAAATGGCACCGTTGAAGTAAAAATGTCGGGCAAACGAACAGAGTCTGGCGATAAAATATTTTTAATTCTAGAAATTATTGACAGTGGTAGCGGTTATTCGGCACAACAACTTGGTAAGCTTTTTCACTCTTTCGGCGTTGCGCATGACATCAACCAACCTTTCAAAGCCAATGCAGGGCTCGGTCTGGCCATTGCAAAACGGTTAACCGATCAAATGAAAGGTACCATTGAGGTATCGAGCGCACCCAACCAAGGAACAAAATTCAAGCTAGAGTTTGTATTTCGAATTAAAAATCAAGAATCGAATGCGGCTGTCAGCGAACCTATCACATCGAGTGCACCGTCAATTTCAGGACGAGTGTTGGTCATCGAAAATAATCCAATTGATCAACTGGTCACCAAAGATATGCTCAACAGTATTGGTGCAACCGTAGACACAGCTATTAACGGCAAGGTGGCCCTTGAGAAAATTAGGCAATATGAGTATCAGTTAATCATTGCTGATGCCAATATCAATGATATGGCAATCTTAGAATTAATTCAGCGGATACGAGCATTTGAGCGCGCCAAGAATCGTCATATCCCGGTTTTAATTTTTACTGCCGATGTACAAATTACGCATTGGCATGAGTTCCTCAAAGCAGGCGCCGATGACTTTATTGTTAAACCCATCGATATGAATACCCTTTGGGACAAAGCATCCAAGCTAATCAATCAAAGCGCTTCGAGCGATAAAAAATCCAAATAG
- a CDS encoding formimidoylglutamate deiminase has protein sequence MKIYAKKILLTTGWTSDVTLDIENGVIADISNEKVAGAMVVEQPIVPGMVNLHSHSFQKAFVGLTEFKASQQDSFWSWRDAMYRLLQKVTPDDLKVISEYLYGEMLRHGYTSCAEFHYLHNQANGVPYDDPAACSHAIIQGAKASGILLRHCPVFYHYSGFGEKPHESGQKPFFNTVESFQRLLEVLQKDYQNDSQVEFGVAPHSLRAVSKQQLHELLDWWKSGPFHIHIAEQEKEVNECVSYYGKRPVEFLLQQGDIGEQWCFVHATHLTASETRDLAKSGVVAGLCPETEANLGDGIFPAIDYLSHSGRWGIGSDSHICISPWRELRTLEYSQRFLHRQRNLLAQSALPHVGRYLWETAANNGSQVVHQQTGKLAIGQRADFITLNTELPELTGRDDDFLLDSAIFACNDNPVRDVMVAGQWRVQQGELLNQQDSAQKYRQVLKRLLEQ, from the coding sequence ATGAAGATTTACGCCAAAAAGATACTTCTAACAACTGGATGGACAAGTGATGTCACTCTTGATATCGAGAACGGAGTCATTGCTGATATTTCCAATGAGAAAGTAGCCGGTGCGATGGTTGTTGAGCAGCCGATTGTACCAGGAATGGTTAACCTTCATTCGCATAGTTTTCAAAAAGCATTCGTCGGATTAACTGAGTTTAAAGCCAGCCAACAAGATTCATTTTGGAGTTGGCGAGATGCTATGTATCGTTTGTTACAAAAGGTAACTCCCGACGACCTTAAGGTCATTTCAGAGTACTTATATGGTGAAATGCTTCGGCATGGATATACTTCATGCGCTGAGTTTCATTATTTGCACAATCAAGCGAATGGCGTACCCTACGATGATCCAGCGGCCTGCTCACATGCCATTATTCAAGGCGCAAAAGCATCGGGCATATTACTTCGTCATTGTCCGGTTTTTTATCATTACAGCGGCTTTGGAGAAAAACCTCATGAGTCAGGGCAAAAGCCGTTTTTTAACACAGTAGAATCGTTTCAGCGCTTGTTAGAGGTTTTGCAGAAGGACTATCAGAATGATAGCCAAGTCGAATTTGGAGTAGCGCCTCACTCTTTACGAGCGGTTTCTAAACAACAACTGCATGAGTTGCTTGACTGGTGGAAGAGTGGACCTTTTCACATTCATATCGCAGAGCAAGAAAAAGAAGTGAATGAATGTGTTAGCTACTACGGAAAGCGCCCGGTAGAGTTTTTATTGCAGCAAGGTGATATTGGTGAACAATGGTGTTTTGTTCACGCGACTCATTTAACGGCGAGTGAAACCCGAGATCTCGCAAAGTCAGGCGTAGTCGCTGGGCTTTGCCCTGAAACCGAAGCCAATCTTGGTGACGGTATTTTTCCTGCGATTGATTACTTGTCCCACTCAGGCCGCTGGGGGATCGGGTCCGATAGTCATATTTGTATTTCGCCATGGCGTGAGCTGCGAACGCTTGAATATTCGCAACGATTTTTACATCGTCAACGAAATTTATTGGCTCAATCAGCGCTACCGCATGTAGGTCGATACTTGTGGGAAACGGCTGCTAATAATGGAAGCCAAGTGGTCCATCAGCAGACAGGCAAACTTGCGATTGGACAGCGAGCCGATTTCATTACTTTAAACACCGAACTGCCTGAGTTAACGGGACGAGACGACGATTTTCTATTAGACAGTGCTATTTTTGCGTGTAACGACAACCCGGTTCGTGATGTTATGGTGGCGGGGCAATGGCGAGTGCAACAAGGCGAATTGTTAAATCAACAAGACTCTGCTCAAAAATACCGACAAGTATTAAAGCGTTTATTGGAACAATAG
- the hutI gene encoding imidazolonepropionase, with product MSTNSQSIEAILQADSIWFNANIITFANDRPYGTLENAYLAVKQNAIVAIGKLDSETLSCIEQSNAQCTDLQQRWISPGLIDCHTHIVYGGNRSAEFEQRLQGVSYEEIAKRGGGILSTVNATRAATHEELLESAMKRAQDLLDQGVTTFEVKSGYGLDAATEIKMLEVVKQLQHALPATIVPTFLGAHAVPPEYKGKADEYIDYLCDVLLPDIKKRELADTVDAFCETIGFSYEQVEKLFKSAQQLGMKVKLHAEQLSDQQGTQLATRYSALSVDHLEYLSNEGINALSNSETVAVLLPAAFYFLRETKLPPIQALREQQVPIALATDCNPGSSPCTSILLILNMACTLFQMTPEEALRGVTINAAKALGLLDQVGTIEVGKHADFAVWDIQQPADLSYAIGANPCVGVVHQGKLVLDKLF from the coding sequence ATGTCGACAAACTCTCAATCTATAGAAGCCATATTGCAAGCAGATAGTATTTGGTTCAACGCCAATATTATAACCTTTGCGAATGACCGCCCTTACGGTACGCTAGAAAATGCATATCTTGCGGTAAAACAAAACGCTATCGTTGCGATTGGCAAACTTGATTCCGAGACGTTAAGTTGCATCGAGCAGTCAAACGCGCAATGCACAGATTTACAGCAGCGTTGGATATCTCCTGGCTTAATCGACTGCCATACTCACATTGTTTACGGAGGCAATCGAAGTGCAGAGTTTGAGCAACGACTCCAAGGCGTAAGTTATGAAGAAATTGCTAAACGCGGTGGTGGTATTTTATCCACTGTTAATGCTACACGGGCAGCGACTCATGAGGAGCTGTTAGAGTCTGCGATGAAACGCGCGCAAGATTTACTCGATCAAGGCGTGACGACCTTTGAAGTAAAGTCTGGATATGGACTCGATGCAGCAACAGAAATTAAAATGCTTGAGGTGGTTAAACAACTGCAACACGCATTGCCCGCGACAATCGTTCCTACCTTTCTAGGTGCCCATGCCGTTCCTCCAGAATACAAAGGAAAAGCAGACGAATACATTGATTATTTATGCGATGTATTGCTGCCAGATATCAAAAAGCGAGAACTCGCTGACACCGTTGATGCGTTTTGTGAAACCATTGGCTTTTCTTACGAGCAAGTTGAAAAGCTTTTTAAGAGCGCCCAGCAGCTTGGAATGAAAGTGAAACTTCATGCAGAGCAGTTGTCCGATCAACAAGGTACTCAACTAGCAACTCGTTACTCAGCCTTGTCTGTTGATCACCTAGAGTATTTAAGTAACGAAGGCATTAATGCTCTATCGAACAGCGAAACGGTAGCGGTGTTGTTACCCGCCGCTTTCTATTTTTTAAGAGAAACCAAGCTTCCACCGATTCAAGCATTGCGAGAACAACAGGTTCCCATTGCTCTGGCGACCGACTGCAATCCGGGCAGCTCTCCTTGCACCTCTATCCTGCTTATTTTAAATATGGCTTGTACCCTGTTTCAAATGACTCCCGAGGAAGCGCTTCGAGGAGTCACAATCAATGCCGCGAAAGCATTAGGATTACTCGATCAGGTAGGTACAATAGAAGTGGGTAAACACGCCGACTTTGCTGTCTGGGATATCCAACAGCCTGCTGATTTATCCTACGCTATTGGTGCAAATCCTTGCGTCGGCGTTGTTCACCAAGGCAAACTCGTTCTCGATAAATTATTTTAA
- the nth gene encoding endonuclease III — protein sequence MNKEKRTLIFQRFSQENPSPKTELEYSNPFELLIAVILSAQATDVSVNKATRKLYPVANTPEAIYALGVEGLKPYIKTIGLFNSKAENVIKTCKALVEQHNSTIPETREALEALPGVGRKTANVVLNTAFGQPTMAVDTHIFRVSNRTKIAPGKTVLEVEKKLLKFVPKEFLIDAHHWLILHGRYTCLARKPRCGSCIIEDLCEYKDKVE from the coding sequence ATGAATAAAGAAAAACGAACCCTTATTTTTCAACGGTTTTCGCAAGAAAACCCTAGCCCTAAAACAGAGCTAGAATACTCAAATCCGTTTGAATTGCTGATCGCTGTCATACTGTCTGCACAAGCGACCGATGTTAGCGTCAACAAAGCCACTCGAAAACTTTATCCAGTTGCAAATACACCTGAGGCCATTTACGCACTTGGTGTAGAAGGTTTAAAGCCCTACATTAAGACCATTGGCCTGTTTAACTCTAAAGCAGAAAATGTCATTAAAACCTGTAAAGCACTAGTTGAGCAGCATAACTCGACCATCCCTGAAACTCGCGAAGCCCTTGAAGCACTGCCTGGTGTTGGCCGCAAAACGGCAAATGTTGTATTAAATACAGCGTTTGGCCAACCTACCATGGCGGTTGATACTCATATTTTTCGAGTCTCAAATCGAACTAAAATTGCGCCAGGAAAGACGGTATTAGAAGTCGAGAAAAAGCTGCTTAAATTTGTACCCAAAGAATTTCTAATTGACGCCCACCACTGGCTAATTCTACACGGTCGTTATACCTGCCTAGCACGCAAACCACGCTGTGGTTCTTGCATCATAGAAGATCTCTGTGAGTACAAAGATAAAGTTGAGTAG
- a CDS encoding flagellar protein MotY, producing MGRKIAIGFLLIVTQAVNAGFRVYQAEIDESKWTFEGNPVQCRLQHNIPTYGEAVFFSRASRTPNMSFVLDSKRSRLKTDSLIDVQALAPQWQPGVRARALNDVSAIPGEKTLNVVDEDAWKLLVNLEQGMNPAFSYRAFDDRSDRVSIALSAVNFKMVYENFLDCVEQLLPYDFREIQYTMVHFDFDRSQLSPSDKAKLDVLSEFIKYDPDIQVVLVEGHTDSIAFRRYNKKLGQRRANVVKQYLLEKGVSSQKIMAVSHGERRPLESNHTAEGRAMNRRVFVTLDRRIR from the coding sequence ATGGGTAGAAAAATTGCGATTGGATTTCTTTTAATTGTTACGCAAGCGGTCAATGCCGGATTTCGAGTGTATCAGGCAGAGATCGATGAATCGAAATGGACGTTCGAAGGCAATCCTGTGCAATGTCGTCTACAACACAATATACCCACCTATGGAGAGGCAGTGTTTTTCTCTCGCGCTAGCCGAACGCCTAACATGTCGTTTGTGTTAGACAGTAAGCGCAGTCGCTTGAAAACAGATTCTCTAATTGATGTGCAAGCGCTGGCTCCTCAGTGGCAGCCGGGTGTTAGAGCTCGGGCTCTTAATGATGTGTCGGCGATTCCCGGTGAAAAAACGCTGAACGTTGTGGATGAAGACGCTTGGAAACTGCTCGTGAACCTAGAACAAGGTATGAATCCTGCCTTCTCGTATCGCGCCTTTGACGACCGTTCTGATCGTGTCTCAATAGCGTTATCGGCAGTCAACTTTAAAATGGTGTACGAAAATTTTCTCGATTGTGTCGAACAGCTTTTGCCTTACGATTTTCGCGAGATTCAATACACCATGGTGCATTTTGACTTCGATCGTTCGCAGTTGTCACCATCAGATAAAGCGAAACTTGACGTGCTATCTGAGTTTATAAAGTACGATCCAGACATTCAAGTTGTGTTGGTAGAAGGGCATACCGATAGTATTGCGTTTCGTCGATACAATAAAAAGCTCGGGCAAAGACGCGCCAATGTCGTGAAGCAGTACCTATTAGAAAAAGGTGTTAGTAGCCAGAAAATTATGGCGGTATCGCACGGAGAGCGACGACCCCTTGAAAGTAATCATACGGCAGAGGGACGGGCGATGAATCGTCGCGTGTTTGTCACGCTCGATAGACGTATCCGGTAA
- the rnt gene encoding ribonuclease T: protein MLEKRFRGFFPVVVDVETGGFNHQTDALLEVAAITLKFDEDDNLVIDQKFHEHVEPFEDANLEPAALEVTGIDPFNPLRGAIEESKVIKELFKFVRHQQKSAHCQRSILVGHNPTFDLGFIKAATERNNIKRNPFHPFSTFDTATLAALCLGQTVLAKACQTAEIEFDNQQAHSALYDTEKTAQLFCQMVNRFKTLGGWPLASKEEPKELSKDNQA, encoded by the coding sequence ATGCTAGAAAAAAGATTCAGAGGGTTCTTTCCCGTCGTTGTGGATGTAGAAACTGGTGGCTTTAATCATCAGACCGACGCATTACTTGAAGTCGCAGCGATAACACTTAAGTTTGATGAAGACGATAATTTGGTTATCGACCAGAAATTTCACGAACACGTTGAGCCTTTTGAAGACGCCAATTTGGAACCTGCAGCTCTAGAAGTGACAGGCATCGACCCTTTTAACCCTCTTCGCGGAGCGATTGAAGAATCGAAAGTCATTAAGGAGTTATTCAAGTTTGTCCGGCACCAACAAAAATCGGCGCATTGTCAGCGCTCGATTCTCGTGGGCCATAATCCGACCTTTGATCTGGGCTTCATCAAAGCGGCAACCGAGAGAAATAATATAAAGCGCAACCCCTTTCATCCATTTTCAACTTTCGACACAGCTACCCTAGCAGCGCTTTGCTTGGGACAAACAGTGCTTGCCAAAGCTTGCCAAACAGCAGAAATTGAGTTCGATAATCAACAAGCACACTCAGCGCTTTACGATACTGAAAAAACAGCACAATTGTTTTGCCAAATGGTCAATCGATTCAAAACACTGGGTGGCTGGCCTTTGGCGTCAAAAGAAGAGCCAAAAGAGCTGTCTAAAGACAATCAGGCATAA